A region of Paractinoplanes abujensis DNA encodes the following proteins:
- a CDS encoding VanW family protein: MTSSEWFGPQPSSGARPDDTVILNETPDGTVATPDGADATVALPTSSETVIIPPPRPVPPQEKIETPPPPPRKRRRRPVAVAVVALLGAGAAGSAAYATTGDIPRGVEVLGLSLGALTLAEAEKALREHVATRSAQPARVRLDGQDVTVTPASVDLTFDVPATVDAAATSGIRLFGTKTIPPAVRVDETKLETALRKQLDPERVTVLRPAIAFRGVTPVARYAKAGVDLDRALAAERVKAAWPTGGVADVPLTERTPVMTDEQVDALVEGVAKPAVAAPVTVTVGGESIELGPAAIAKGLVFRPDGQGRLSPAIDAKRLRAAGATAFGPVETPAEPATVRLRNGRPQVVPGTPGRLVDVAKLGPELLEVLPATGPRKVTGVLAAAEPETSAADVTKLGIKQKVSTFTTYFTGGRNAPRSQNIITIAKAVDGAVVQPGATFSLNRHTGERTYAKGYKDAPVIVGGVLEPGVGGGASQFTTTLFNAAYYAGLQDVEHKPHSFYFSRYPSVIEATIFYPTLDLKFKNTTPYGILIDTATTGRSVTVTLWSTKVYDSVKTVYGPRRNQTSPPTVRREAGPKCISTSGLPGFTQDAWRVIRKDGQEVERKKFTWRYDPEPRFVCGGTE, from the coding sequence GTGACGTCGTCGGAATGGTTCGGTCCGCAGCCGTCCTCGGGAGCGAGGCCGGACGACACCGTCATTCTCAACGAGACTCCCGACGGCACCGTTGCGACCCCCGATGGGGCGGATGCCACGGTTGCGCTGCCCACCAGCTCGGAAACGGTGATCATCCCGCCGCCGCGTCCGGTGCCGCCGCAGGAAAAGATCGAGACCCCACCTCCGCCGCCCCGGAAGCGTCGCCGCCGGCCGGTGGCGGTCGCGGTGGTCGCGCTGCTGGGTGCCGGCGCGGCGGGCTCGGCGGCGTACGCGACCACCGGAGACATCCCGCGCGGCGTCGAGGTGCTCGGTCTCAGCCTGGGCGCGCTCACCCTGGCCGAGGCCGAGAAGGCCTTGCGGGAGCACGTCGCGACCCGCTCGGCCCAGCCGGCCCGCGTCCGCCTCGACGGTCAGGACGTCACGGTCACGCCCGCGTCGGTCGACCTCACCTTCGACGTGCCGGCCACCGTCGACGCGGCCGCCACCAGCGGCATCCGGCTCTTCGGGACCAAAACCATTCCCCCCGCCGTACGGGTTGACGAGACCAAACTCGAGACGGCGCTCCGCAAGCAGCTGGACCCGGAGCGCGTCACCGTGCTGCGACCCGCGATCGCCTTCCGCGGCGTCACACCCGTGGCCCGGTACGCGAAAGCCGGTGTCGATCTGGACCGTGCGCTCGCAGCCGAGCGGGTCAAGGCGGCCTGGCCGACCGGCGGGGTGGCCGACGTGCCGCTCACCGAACGCACCCCGGTGATGACTGACGAGCAGGTCGACGCGCTGGTCGAAGGCGTCGCCAAACCCGCCGTGGCCGCACCGGTGACGGTCACCGTGGGCGGCGAATCGATCGAACTCGGCCCCGCGGCCATCGCGAAGGGTCTGGTCTTCCGGCCCGACGGCCAGGGCCGGCTGAGCCCGGCGATCGATGCCAAGCGGTTGCGCGCGGCCGGCGCCACCGCGTTCGGCCCCGTCGAGACCCCCGCCGAACCGGCCACCGTACGTCTGCGGAACGGCCGGCCGCAGGTCGTGCCGGGCACCCCCGGCCGCCTGGTCGACGTGGCCAAGCTCGGTCCCGAGCTGCTCGAGGTGCTGCCGGCGACAGGGCCGCGCAAGGTCACCGGCGTGCTCGCGGCGGCCGAGCCGGAGACGAGTGCGGCCGACGTGACCAAGCTCGGCATCAAGCAGAAGGTGTCGACCTTCACGACGTACTTCACCGGCGGCCGCAACGCCCCGCGCAGCCAGAACATCATCACGATCGCCAAGGCCGTGGACGGCGCGGTCGTCCAGCCGGGCGCGACGTTCTCGCTGAACCGGCACACCGGCGAGCGCACCTACGCCAAGGGCTACAAGGACGCGCCGGTGATCGTCGGCGGCGTGCTCGAGCCGGGCGTCGGCGGTGGCGCCTCGCAGTTCACGACGACGCTGTTCAACGCGGCCTACTACGCGGGCCTGCAGGACGTCGAGCACAAGCCGCACTCGTTCTACTTCTCGCGCTACCCGTCGGTCATCGAGGCGACGATCTTCTACCCCACGCTGGATCTCAAATTCAAGAACACGACCCCGTACGGGATCCTGATCGACACCGCCACCACCGGGCGCTCGGTGACCGTCACGTTGTGGAGCACCAAGGTCTACGACAGCGTGAAGACCGTCTACGGCCCCCGGCGCAACCAGACCAGCCCGCCCACCGTGCGGCGCGAAGCCGGCCCGAAATGCATTTCTACCAGCGGACTCCCAGGCTTCACCCAGGACGCATGGCGCGTCATCCGCAAGGATGGCCAGGAGGTCGAGCGCAAGAAGTTCACTTGGCGTTACGATCCCGAGCCACGATTCGTCTGCGGCGGCACGGAGTAG
- a CDS encoding SIMPL domain-containing protein — MAEQPMIVVRGEASREVPPEQALLTVTLSARDRDREAVVNRLLERSGELHTLLAEAGPGDAVERRETGGVHVLPELKRGSERVVAYTGSIATTVTVTDFEPLGQLLLRLARLEHAAVSGPWWQLRPGSRAGAEVRREAIADALARAREYAAAVGAEVDKLVEIADEGVGGGQPMMRMAAFDAGAPESSGLDVDPQPQTVHASVTVRVTITEPDLAPR, encoded by the coding sequence ATGGCGGAGCAACCGATGATCGTGGTTCGCGGCGAGGCGTCCCGTGAGGTGCCGCCCGAGCAGGCGCTTCTCACGGTCACCCTGTCGGCGCGTGACCGAGACCGTGAGGCCGTGGTCAACCGCCTGCTCGAACGTTCCGGTGAGCTGCACACCCTGCTGGCCGAGGCCGGCCCGGGTGACGCCGTCGAGCGTCGCGAGACCGGTGGCGTGCACGTGCTGCCCGAGCTGAAGCGGGGCAGTGAGCGCGTGGTGGCGTACACGGGCAGCATCGCCACGACGGTGACCGTGACCGATTTCGAGCCGCTCGGTCAGTTGCTGCTGCGGCTGGCCCGGCTCGAGCACGCGGCGGTGTCGGGCCCGTGGTGGCAGCTGCGGCCGGGCAGCCGGGCCGGCGCCGAGGTGCGGCGTGAGGCGATCGCCGATGCCCTGGCCCGGGCCCGGGAGTACGCCGCGGCTGTGGGGGCCGAGGTCGACAAACTGGTCGAGATCGCCGATGAGGGCGTGGGCGGCGGCCAGCCGATGATGCGGATGGCCGCGTTCGACGCGGGGGCGCCGGAGTCGTCGGGTCTCGACGTCGACCCTCAGCCGCAGACGGTGCACGCCTCGGTCACGGTCCGCGTCACCATCACCGAACCGGATCTCGCACCGCGGTAA
- the fdxA gene encoding ferredoxin, translated as MTYIIAEPCVDVLDKACIEECPVDCIYEGNRMLYIHPDECVDCGACEPVCPVEAIFYEDDVPDQWKEYTTANYEFFEDLGSPGGAAKVGKIEKDTPFVASQPPRGES; from the coding sequence GTGACCTACATCATCGCTGAGCCCTGCGTCGATGTGCTCGACAAGGCATGCATCGAGGAATGCCCGGTCGACTGCATCTACGAGGGCAACCGGATGCTCTACATCCACCCCGATGAGTGCGTCGACTGCGGGGCCTGTGAGCCGGTCTGCCCCGTCGAGGCGATCTTCTACGAGGACGACGTCCCCGACCAGTGGAAGGAGTACACGACGGCGAACTACGAGTTCTTCGAGGACCTCGGCTCGCCCGGCGGTGCCGCCAAGGTCGGCAAGATCGAGAAGGACACGCCGTTCGTGGCCTCGCAGCCGCCCCGGGGCGAGAGCTGA
- a CDS encoding GNAT family N-acetyltransferase, giving the protein MLRRQDVGHRVVVRRIVGVSQNRTLYTDALGELVDLTETDLTIATEKGTVRVPLREVHRAKRVPPARRPPAAEVIALELAANDAWPAPTQAKLGGWLLRAAENWTGRANSALAVGDPDRPLEAAIDAVEEWYSAHGQRPLINAPMPLAAPVNAALDARGWGARPLTLVQTAALPALTGALPVRPELPPVELADSPGDDWFAMVAEHKGTLPPAAARILTAPADVVFAQVRDADGGLLAVGRGAVTGADRWLGVALLQTAPHARRQGLARHVLRALALWGAQHGSSRAYLQVEERNTSAVALYGRAGFTTHHTYLTREAPAP; this is encoded by the coding sequence GTGCTCCGTCGGCAGGATGTGGGACACCGGGTGGTGGTACGCCGAATTGTAGGCGTTTCCCAGAATCGGACGCTCTACACGGATGCCCTCGGTGAGCTGGTCGATCTCACCGAGACCGATCTTACGATCGCCACAGAGAAGGGCACCGTCCGCGTCCCCCTCCGTGAGGTTCATCGCGCGAAACGGGTGCCACCGGCCCGTCGCCCGCCCGCGGCCGAGGTGATCGCCCTCGAGCTGGCCGCCAACGACGCCTGGCCGGCCCCGACGCAGGCCAAGCTGGGTGGCTGGCTGCTGCGGGCCGCCGAGAACTGGACGGGCCGGGCGAATTCGGCCCTGGCGGTGGGCGATCCCGACCGCCCGCTCGAGGCCGCCATCGACGCGGTCGAGGAGTGGTATTCGGCACACGGACAGCGGCCGCTGATCAACGCGCCGATGCCGCTGGCGGCCCCGGTCAACGCCGCCCTGGACGCGCGCGGCTGGGGTGCCCGGCCGCTCACCCTGGTGCAGACGGCGGCGCTGCCCGCTCTGACCGGCGCGCTGCCGGTCCGGCCCGAGCTGCCCCCGGTGGAGCTGGCCGACAGCCCGGGCGACGACTGGTTCGCCATGGTCGCCGAGCACAAGGGCACGCTGCCGCCGGCCGCCGCCCGCATCCTGACCGCGCCCGCCGATGTCGTGTTCGCCCAGGTCCGCGACGCCGACGGGGGTCTGCTCGCGGTGGGCCGGGGCGCGGTCACCGGGGCGGACCGCTGGCTCGGCGTGGCGCTGCTGCAGACGGCACCGCACGCCCGCCGGCAGGGCCTGGCCCGGCACGTGCTGCGCGCGCTGGCCCTGTGGGGCGCCCAGCACGGCAGCTCCCGGGCCTATCTGCAGGTCGAGGAGCGCAACACGAGCGCGGTCGCCCTCTACGGCCGGGCCGGGTTCACGACCCACCACACCTACCTGACCCGGGAGGCGCCGGCTCCCTAA
- the dapC gene encoding succinyldiaminopimelate transaminase gives MSGLSAALPDFPWDLLEPAKARAAAHPDGIVDLSVGTPVDPVPSLIRRALADASDAPGYPLTAGTPALRSAIAQWLARECGASGRPGVLPTIGSKELVAWLPTLLGVGPGDTVVIPSVGYPTYEVGVRLAGAKVVRSDALTAVGPDPSVRLVWINSPSNPTGQVLPVEHLRKVVAWARERGAVVISDECYLSLGWETKPVSVLDDEVTGGDYTGVLAVHSLSKRSNLAGYRAGFVGGDPALIGELLAVRKHAGMIVPAPVQAAMIAALGDEEHVAAQRSVYAARRDQLRAALTAAGFEISHSEAGLYLWSTRGEDSWKTVDWLAERGILAAPGAFYGPAAEQHVRVALTATDERVAAAVARLSGNRT, from the coding sequence CTGAGCGGGCTGTCCGCGGCCCTGCCCGACTTCCCCTGGGATCTGCTCGAGCCGGCCAAGGCCCGGGCCGCCGCGCATCCCGACGGGATCGTCGACCTCTCGGTCGGCACCCCCGTCGACCCGGTGCCGTCGCTGATCCGGCGCGCCCTCGCGGACGCGTCGGATGCGCCGGGCTATCCGCTCACCGCGGGCACCCCGGCTCTGCGCTCGGCGATCGCGCAGTGGCTGGCCCGCGAGTGCGGCGCCTCCGGCCGGCCCGGTGTGCTGCCCACGATCGGCTCCAAGGAGCTGGTCGCCTGGCTGCCCACCCTTCTCGGCGTCGGCCCCGGCGACACGGTGGTGATCCCGTCCGTCGGCTACCCGACGTACGAGGTCGGCGTGCGCCTGGCCGGGGCCAAGGTCGTCCGGTCCGACGCGCTGACCGCCGTCGGGCCCGACCCGTCCGTACGGCTGGTCTGGATCAACTCGCCGAGTAACCCGACCGGCCAGGTGCTGCCCGTCGAGCACCTGCGCAAGGTTGTGGCCTGGGCCCGCGAGCGTGGCGCGGTGGTCATCAGCGACGAGTGCTACCTGTCGCTGGGCTGGGAGACGAAGCCCGTCTCGGTGCTCGACGACGAGGTGACCGGCGGCGACTACACCGGCGTGCTGGCCGTGCACTCGCTGTCCAAGCGGTCCAACCTGGCCGGCTACCGCGCCGGCTTCGTGGGCGGTGACCCGGCGCTGATCGGCGAACTGCTCGCCGTCCGCAAGCACGCGGGCATGATCGTGCCCGCCCCCGTGCAGGCCGCGATGATTGCTGCGCTGGGCGACGAGGAGCACGTGGCCGCGCAACGCTCGGTCTACGCCGCGCGCCGCGACCAGCTCCGGGCCGCCCTTACCGCGGCGGGCTTCGAGATCAGCCACTCCGAGGCCGGCCTCTACCTGTGGTCGACCCGTGGCGAAGACTCCTGGAAGACCGTCGACTGGCTCGCCGAGCGGGGGATCCTGGCCGCTCCGGGCGCCTTTTACGGCCCGGCCGCGGAACAACACGTACGGGTCGCGCTGACCGCCACCGACGAGCGCGTGGCCGCCGCCGTCGCCCGGCTGTCCGGAAACCGTACGTGA